The proteins below come from a single Streptomyces sp. M92 genomic window:
- the ruvC gene encoding crossover junction endodeoxyribonuclease RuvC: protein MRVLGVDPGLTRCGVGVVEGVAGRPLTMVGVGVVRTPADADLGHRLVAVEQGIDQWLDEHRPEFVAVERVFSQHNVRTVMGTAQASAVAILCASRRGIPVALHTPSEVKAAVTGSGRADKAQVGAMVTRLLRLAAPPKPADAADALALAICHIWRAPAQNRLQQAVALHASRAPRTPHVPKGRTT, encoded by the coding sequence GTGCGCGTACTGGGGGTGGACCCCGGCCTGACCCGGTGCGGGGTCGGGGTCGTCGAGGGGGTGGCGGGCAGACCGCTCACCATGGTCGGCGTGGGCGTCGTCCGCACGCCGGCGGACGCGGACCTCGGCCACCGCCTCGTCGCCGTCGAGCAGGGCATCGACCAGTGGCTCGACGAGCACCGGCCGGAGTTCGTCGCCGTGGAGCGCGTCTTCAGCCAGCACAACGTCCGCACGGTCATGGGCACCGCCCAGGCCAGCGCCGTGGCGATCCTGTGCGCCTCCCGCCGCGGCATCCCCGTCGCCCTGCACACCCCGAGCGAGGTCAAGGCCGCCGTCACCGGCAGCGGCCGCGCGGACAAGGCGCAGGTCGGCGCCATGGTCACCCGTCTGCTGCGGCTCGCCGCGCCCCCGAAGCCGGCCGACGCCGCGGACGCCCTCGCCCTCGCCATCTGCCACATCTGGCGCGCCCCCGCGCAGAACCGGCTCCAGCAGGCCGTGGCCCTGCACGCGTCCCGTGCCCCCCGCACCCCGCACGTCCCGAAAGGCCGTACGACATGA